In a single window of the Saccharothrix australiensis genome:
- a CDS encoding Rv3654c family TadE-like protein, whose translation MATVVAVAVVGVLCSLVVFGVWLGEVVIARHRAAAAADLAAVAAAGWLVDGSSSACGKAAWVAERMESELVACDVSGWEVVVEVRGPGSVVGAPSARARAGAGEG comes from the coding sequence GTGGCGACGGTCGTGGCGGTCGCGGTGGTGGGTGTGCTGTGTTCGCTGGTGGTGTTCGGGGTGTGGCTCGGGGAGGTGGTGATCGCTCGGCACCGGGCCGCTGCCGCGGCTGATCTCGCCGCGGTCGCGGCGGCCGGGTGGTTGGTGGACGGGAGTTCGTCCGCTTGCGGGAAGGCCGCGTGGGTGGCTGAGCGGATGGAGTCGGAGTTGGTGGCTTGTGACGTCTCCGGGTGGGAGGTGGTGGTCGAGGTGAGAGGTCCCGGTTCGGTGGTGGGCGCGCCCAGCGCGCGGGCGCGGGCCGGCGCGGGTGAAGGCTGA
- a CDS encoding bifunctional DNA primase/polymerase → MEWSDSWRGAFRIELRAEAVNLAWHGWPVLPGTYPAGARWAGREGAEHDGPVPVHHDWRERVGTRAEQVATWWAGHSYSILLATGHGVDAIEVEADLGRRAAVALRATGVPVPIAATPSGRWMFLVATGQALGADWVADHDVRHYGEGAYVPLPPTPFQHGVVHWRVKPQICAWQLPQPGVVLDALTEAVHAPADYGLVAADRS, encoded by the coding sequence ATGGAGTGGTCGGATAGCTGGCGCGGGGCCTTCCGCATCGAGCTGCGCGCAGAGGCGGTCAACCTCGCGTGGCACGGGTGGCCTGTGCTGCCGGGAACCTATCCGGCGGGTGCGCGGTGGGCCGGTCGCGAGGGTGCCGAGCACGACGGTCCGGTGCCGGTGCACCACGACTGGCGTGAGCGCGTCGGCACGAGAGCCGAGCAGGTCGCCACCTGGTGGGCGGGGCACTCCTACAGCATCCTGCTGGCCACCGGGCACGGTGTGGACGCCATCGAGGTCGAGGCGGACCTCGGGCGGCGGGCCGCCGTGGCGTTGCGGGCGACCGGCGTGCCGGTGCCGATCGCGGCGACGCCGTCCGGCCGGTGGATGTTCCTGGTCGCCACCGGGCAGGCGTTGGGCGCCGACTGGGTCGCCGACCACGACGTCCGGCACTACGGCGAGGGCGCGTACGTCCCGCTGCCGCCGACGCCGTTCCAGCACGGCGTCGTGCACTGGCGGGTCAAGCCGCAGATCTGCGCGTGGCAGTTGCCGCAGCCCGGTGTCGTGCTGGACGCGCTGACCGAGGCCGTGCACGCGCCCGCCGACTACGGCCTGGTCGCGGCCGACCGGTCCTGA
- a CDS encoding DEAD/DEAH box helicase: MANQGRRLLDRVLAGTPVGESPLTHSTDLPPRSARTAPWPSWAAAEVVSALVERGVPELWRHQAEAAEHAWAGRHVVVATGTASGKSLAYQLPVLSAIHGDPRATALYLSPTKALGADQLRSVEALGVPGVRAASFDGDTPMAERDWVRAHANWVFTNPDMLHRGVLPNHARWIRFFRRLSYVVIDECHAYRGVFGSHVALLMRRLRRVARRYGADPVFVLASATVADPATSASRLSGVPCEAVTEDGSPHAGRTVALWEPPLLDELEGENGAPVRRSAGAETARILADLVVEGARTLAFVRSRVGAELTALGARRVLAEVDPELSARVAAYRGGYLPEERRALERALSGGDLLGVATTNALELGVDIAGLDAVVVAGFPGTLASFWQQAGRAGRTGDSDALVVFVARDDPLDTYLVHNPAAVLDKPVEATVLDPTNPYVLEPHLACAAAELPLTADGLDEFGGDAARAVLADMVARKVLRRRPNGWYWTSHDRPHAEVDIRGSGGEQVVVVEGDSGRMLGTVDPGAACWTVHDGAVYLHQGESYVVDRLDLESGIALVHAEKPDWSTTARDTKDIVVVRTVEERRYDGVTVCLGEVEVTSQVVGYLRKLPSGQVVDSVPLDLPAQTLRTRAVWYTVDADLLGSAPGGAGLTPARVPGALHAAEHAAIGLLPLFATCDRWDIGGVSTALHQDTGEATVFVHDGHPGGAGFADRGFAAVVPWLAATREAIASCACPAGCPSCVQSPKCGNGNEPLDKAGGVAVLDVVLGVVGENSHDARHGRLGGAAGLTTTDHPTTDGTGAASTGAGGAEDDDTEDDTAADDTASA, translated from the coding sequence GTGGCGAACCAGGGACGTCGATTGCTGGACCGGGTCCTCGCCGGCACACCGGTGGGCGAATCACCGTTGACGCACAGCACCGATCTGCCGCCCCGGTCGGCGCGCACCGCGCCGTGGCCGTCCTGGGCGGCGGCGGAGGTGGTGTCGGCGCTGGTGGAACGGGGTGTCCCGGAGCTGTGGCGGCACCAGGCCGAGGCGGCGGAGCACGCGTGGGCGGGGCGGCACGTGGTGGTCGCGACGGGCACCGCCTCGGGCAAGTCGCTGGCATACCAATTGCCGGTGCTCAGCGCCATTCACGGTGATCCGAGGGCTACCGCGCTGTACCTGTCCCCCACCAAGGCGCTGGGCGCGGACCAATTGCGGTCGGTGGAGGCCCTCGGCGTGCCGGGGGTGCGCGCGGCGTCGTTCGACGGTGACACACCGATGGCTGAACGCGATTGGGTGAGGGCGCACGCGAACTGGGTGTTCACCAACCCGGACATGCTGCACCGGGGCGTCCTGCCGAACCACGCGCGGTGGATCAGGTTCTTCCGGCGGCTGTCGTACGTGGTGATCGACGAGTGCCACGCGTACCGGGGCGTGTTCGGCTCGCACGTGGCGCTGCTGATGCGCAGGCTCCGGAGGGTGGCGCGGCGGTACGGGGCGGACCCGGTCTTCGTGCTCGCGTCGGCGACGGTGGCCGACCCGGCGACTTCGGCTTCCCGTCTCTCGGGCGTGCCGTGCGAGGCGGTGACGGAGGACGGCTCGCCCCACGCGGGGCGGACGGTGGCGCTGTGGGAGCCGCCGCTGCTGGACGAGTTGGAAGGCGAGAACGGGGCGCCCGTGCGGCGGTCGGCGGGCGCGGAGACGGCGCGCATCCTGGCGGACCTCGTCGTGGAGGGCGCGCGGACGCTGGCGTTCGTGCGGTCGCGGGTCGGCGCGGAGCTGACGGCGCTGGGCGCGCGGCGCGTGCTGGCGGAGGTCGACCCGGAGCTGTCGGCGCGGGTCGCGGCGTACCGGGGCGGGTACCTGCCGGAGGAGCGGCGTGCGCTGGAGCGCGCCCTGTCCGGTGGTGACCTGCTGGGGGTGGCGACGACCAACGCGCTGGAGCTGGGCGTCGACATCGCCGGCCTGGACGCCGTGGTCGTGGCGGGTTTTCCGGGCACGCTGGCGTCGTTCTGGCAGCAGGCGGGGCGGGCGGGCCGGACCGGCGACTCCGACGCGCTGGTGGTGTTCGTGGCGCGCGACGACCCGTTGGACACGTACCTGGTGCACAACCCGGCGGCGGTGCTGGACAAGCCGGTGGAGGCGACGGTCCTCGACCCGACCAACCCGTACGTCCTGGAACCGCACCTGGCGTGCGCGGCGGCCGAGCTGCCGTTGACCGCGGACGGGCTGGACGAGTTCGGCGGCGACGCGGCGCGGGCGGTGCTGGCGGACATGGTGGCGCGGAAGGTGCTGCGACGCAGGCCGAACGGCTGGTACTGGACGTCCCACGACCGGCCGCACGCCGAGGTGGACATCCGCGGCTCCGGCGGCGAGCAGGTCGTGGTCGTCGAGGGCGACTCGGGCCGGATGCTCGGCACGGTCGATCCGGGCGCGGCGTGCTGGACGGTGCACGACGGGGCCGTGTACCTGCACCAGGGCGAGTCGTACGTGGTCGACCGGCTGGACTTGGAGAGCGGCATCGCGCTGGTGCACGCGGAGAAGCCGGACTGGTCGACCACGGCCCGCGACACCAAGGACATCGTCGTCGTGCGGACGGTGGAGGAACGTCGGTACGACGGCGTGACGGTGTGCCTGGGCGAGGTCGAGGTGACCTCGCAGGTGGTCGGCTACCTGCGGAAGCTGCCGTCCGGCCAGGTGGTCGACTCGGTGCCGCTCGACCTGCCCGCGCAGACCCTGCGCACCAGGGCGGTCTGGTACACGGTCGACGCGGACCTGCTGGGCAGCGCGCCGGGGGGCGCCGGCCTGACCCCGGCGCGCGTCCCCGGCGCGCTGCACGCCGCCGAGCACGCGGCGATCGGCCTGCTACCCCTGTTCGCGACGTGCGACCGGTGGGACATCGGCGGCGTCTCGACCGCGCTGCACCAGGACACCGGCGAGGCGACGGTGTTCGTGCACGACGGTCACCCTGGTGGCGCCGGTTTCGCCGACCGCGGGTTCGCCGCGGTGGTCCCGTGGCTGGCCGCGACGAGGGAGGCCATCGCTTCCTGCGCGTGCCCGGCCGGGTGCCCGTCCTGCGTGCAGTCACCGAAGTGCGGCAACGGCAACGAGCCGCTGGACAAGGCGGGCGGGGTGGCCGTGCTGGACGTCGTGCTCGGGGTTGTCGGGGAGAACTCCCACGACGCCCGGCACGGCCGACTCGGTGGTGCCGCCGGCCTGACCACGACCGACCACCCGACGACCGACGGCACCGGAGCAGCCAGCACGGGCGCAGGTGGCGCAGAGGACGACGACACAGAGGACGACACAGCAGCCGACGACACAGCGAGCGCCTGA
- a CDS encoding sodium-translocating pyrophosphatase: MSRHFLAEGLELSGGDQGLVAVVAVVALAALVVGYVLLREVLAAGQGTSKMQDIAKAVQEGAAAYLNRQFRTLGIFVVIVFVLLFALPADDIAERIGRSLFFIVGAGFSAAIGYLGMWLSTRANVRVAAAARDAHGREKAMRVAFRTGGVVGMFTVGLGLFGAAVVVLVYTGQAPKVLEGFGFGAALLAMFMRVGGGIFTKAADVGADLVGKVEQNIPEDDPRNAATIADNVGDNVGDCAGMAADLFESYAVTLVASLILGTAAFGAKGLLFPLIVPAIGVLTAVIGVYITSARTGENGLTAINRSFYISAVISAVLCTVAAFVFLPSSFGELKGVSEDIGATPGNPALIAAVAVIIGIVLAGVILWLTGYFTGTEHKPVNEVGRTSLTGAATVILAGISVGFESAVYTALVIGGAVYGAFLLSGSVVVALFAVALAGCGLLTTVGVIVAMDTFGPVSDNAQGIAEMSGDVDGDGAQILTELDAVGNTTKAITKGIAIATAVLAATALFGSYKDAIEKALGKVGGVFQDADFVSFTPNVLVGLVIGAAVVFMFSGLAVNAVTRAAGAIVFEVRRQFRDNPGIMDGSVKPEYGKVVDICTKDSLRELATPGLLAVMAPIAVGFGLGVGPLAGYLAGAIATGTLMAVFLANSGGAWDNAKKLVEDGNHGGKGSDAHAATVIGDTVGDPFKDTAGPAINPLIKVMNLVSVLIAPAIITYSVGSSASAGVRYTIALVAAAVIVAAVVVSKRRGTAIADSPAETTVANGAA; this comes from the coding sequence ATGTCCCGGCATTTCCTCGCGGAGGGCCTTGAGCTCTCCGGAGGTGACCAGGGCCTCGTGGCCGTGGTCGCCGTGGTCGCCCTGGCTGCCCTCGTCGTCGGATATGTGCTGCTCAGGGAGGTCCTGGCCGCCGGTCAGGGCACCTCCAAGATGCAGGACATCGCCAAGGCGGTCCAAGAGGGCGCAGCGGCCTACCTCAACCGGCAGTTCCGCACGCTCGGCATTTTCGTCGTCATCGTGTTCGTGCTCCTGTTCGCGCTCCCCGCGGACGACATAGCGGAACGCATCGGCAGGTCGCTGTTCTTCATCGTCGGCGCGGGGTTCTCCGCGGCCATCGGCTACCTGGGCATGTGGCTGTCCACCCGCGCGAACGTGCGCGTGGCCGCCGCCGCGCGGGACGCGCACGGGCGCGAGAAGGCCATGCGCGTCGCCTTCCGCACCGGCGGCGTGGTGGGCATGTTCACGGTCGGCCTCGGCCTGTTCGGCGCCGCCGTGGTCGTGCTGGTGTACACCGGTCAAGCCCCGAAGGTGCTGGAGGGCTTCGGGTTCGGCGCCGCGCTGCTCGCGATGTTCATGCGGGTCGGCGGCGGCATCTTCACCAAGGCCGCCGACGTCGGCGCGGACCTCGTCGGCAAGGTCGAGCAGAACATCCCCGAGGACGACCCGCGCAACGCGGCGACCATCGCGGACAACGTCGGCGACAACGTCGGCGACTGCGCGGGCATGGCGGCCGACCTGTTCGAGTCCTACGCGGTGACGCTCGTGGCGTCGCTGATCCTCGGCACGGCCGCGTTCGGCGCGAAGGGCCTGCTGTTCCCGCTGATCGTCCCGGCGATCGGCGTCCTCACGGCGGTCATCGGCGTGTACATCACCAGCGCCCGCACCGGCGAGAACGGCCTGACGGCGATCAACCGCTCGTTCTACATCTCGGCCGTCATCTCGGCCGTGCTGTGCACCGTGGCGGCGTTCGTCTTCCTGCCCAGCTCGTTCGGCGAGCTGAAGGGCGTGTCCGAGGACATCGGCGCGACGCCGGGCAACCCGGCCCTGATCGCGGCCGTCGCGGTGATCATCGGCATCGTGCTGGCGGGCGTCATCCTCTGGCTGACCGGCTACTTCACCGGCACCGAGCACAAGCCGGTCAACGAGGTCGGCAGGACGTCGCTGACCGGCGCGGCGACCGTGATCCTCGCCGGCATCTCGGTCGGCTTCGAGTCGGCGGTGTACACGGCGCTGGTCATCGGCGGCGCGGTGTACGGCGCGTTCCTGCTGTCCGGCTCGGTCGTCGTGGCGCTGTTCGCGGTGGCGCTCGCGGGCTGCGGCCTGCTGACCACCGTCGGCGTCATCGTCGCGATGGACACCTTCGGCCCGGTCTCGGACAACGCGCAGGGCATCGCCGAGATGTCCGGCGACGTGGACGGCGACGGCGCGCAGATCCTCACCGAGCTGGACGCGGTCGGCAACACCACCAAGGCCATCACCAAGGGCATCGCGATCGCGACCGCCGTGCTGGCGGCCACCGCCCTGTTCGGCTCCTACAAGGACGCCATCGAGAAGGCGCTGGGCAAGGTCGGCGGCGTGTTCCAGGACGCCGACTTCGTCTCCTTCACGCCGAACGTGCTGGTCGGGCTCGTGATCGGCGCGGCCGTGGTGTTCATGTTCTCCGGCCTGGCCGTGAACGCCGTGACGCGCGCCGCCGGCGCGATCGTGTTCGAGGTGCGCCGCCAGTTCCGCGACAACCCCGGCATCATGGACGGTTCCGTGAAGCCGGAGTACGGCAAGGTCGTGGACATCTGCACCAAGGACTCGCTGCGCGAGCTGGCCACGCCCGGCCTGCTCGCGGTGATGGCGCCGATCGCGGTCGGGTTCGGCCTCGGCGTCGGCCCGCTGGCGGGCTACCTGGCGGGCGCCATCGCGACCGGCACCCTGATGGCGGTGTTCCTGGCCAACTCGGGTGGCGCGTGGGACAACGCGAAGAAGCTGGTGGAGGACGGCAACCACGGCGGCAAGGGCTCCGACGCCCACGCGGCCACGGTCATCGGCGACACCGTCGGCGACCCGTTCAAGGACACGGCGGGCCCGGCGATCAACCCGCTGATCAAGGTGATGAACCTGGTGTCGGTGCTGATCGCGCCCGCGATCATCACCTACTCGGTGGGTTCGTCCGCCTCGGCCGGCGTGCGGTACACCATCGCGCTGGTCGCGGCGGCGGTCATCGTCGCCGCGGTGGTCGTGTCCAAGCGGCGCGGCACCGCGATCGCGGACTCGCCGGCGGAGACCACGGTGGCCAACGGGGCCGCGTGA
- the topA gene encoding type I DNA topoisomerase, with the protein MAGSTRAKKNNGGSTGGNRRLVIVESPAKARKIASYLGTDFVVESSKGHIRDLPRGAADVPAKYKGQSWARLGVDVDHDFEPLYVVTPDKKATVAELKELLKGVDELYLATDGDREGEAIAWHLLDTLKPKVPVRRMVFHEITEPAILAAAANPRDLDQDLVDAQETRRILDRLYGYEVSPVLWKKVMPKLSAGRVQSVATRIVVERERERMKFVSASYWDVSAVVDAGADASPRTFGARLVAVDGVRLAGGRDFESTGRLKEGSEVRVLDEAQARAIAAGLVDATMTVSSVEEKPYTRKPYAPFMTSTLQQEAGRKLRFSADRTMRTAQKLYENGYITYMRTDSTTLSATAISAARAQATELYGAQYVSKEPRQYNRKVKNAQEAHEAIRPAGEVFRTPGQVARELESDEFKLYELIWQRTIASQMADARGNTTSVRISGTTTAAAGGEAVTFAASGRTITFAGFLKAYVETVDSEAGGESDDAESRLPQLVKGQSVTAAELSADGHSTSPPPRFTEASLIKTMEELGIGRPSTYASIISTVQDRGYVWKKGSALVPSWVAFAVVGLLERHFGRLVDYDFTAALEDELDGIAAGRQERTTWLSGFYFGGNVGPESSVGRSGGLKKLVGSSVEQIDAREVNSIPLFVDLEGRTVVVRVGRYGPYLEREVEGPDGELTSQRANLPDDLPPDELNREVAEKLFATPQEGRSLGTDPVTGHEIVAKEGRFGPYVTEILPEPPDGKKAPKPRTGSLFKSMSLETVTLDDALRLLSLPRVVGKDPETGAEITAQNGRYGPYLKKGTDSRSLTSEDQLFTVTLDEALKIYAEPKKRGRAAAAPPLKELGADPVSGKPMVVKEGRFGPYVTDGETNASLRKSDSVEGLSDERAAELLAEKRAKGPVTKKKAPARRKAPAKSKG; encoded by the coding sequence GTGGCTGGATCGACACGGGCGAAGAAGAACAACGGGGGCTCGACGGGCGGAAACCGGCGGTTGGTGATCGTCGAGTCGCCCGCGAAGGCGCGCAAGATCGCGTCCTACCTCGGGACCGACTTCGTCGTGGAGTCCTCCAAGGGGCACATCCGCGACCTGCCCAGGGGCGCGGCCGACGTGCCCGCCAAGTACAAGGGCCAGTCGTGGGCCCGGCTGGGCGTGGACGTCGACCACGACTTCGAACCCCTCTACGTCGTCACGCCGGACAAGAAGGCGACCGTCGCGGAGCTGAAGGAGCTGCTCAAGGGCGTCGACGAGCTGTACCTCGCGACGGACGGCGACCGGGAGGGCGAGGCCATCGCCTGGCACCTCCTGGACACCCTCAAGCCCAAGGTCCCGGTCCGCCGGATGGTGTTCCACGAGATCACCGAGCCGGCGATCCTCGCCGCCGCCGCGAACCCGCGCGACCTGGACCAGGACCTGGTCGACGCGCAGGAGACCCGCCGCATCCTGGACCGCCTCTACGGCTACGAGGTCAGCCCCGTGCTGTGGAAGAAGGTCATGCCGAAGCTCTCGGCGGGCCGCGTGCAGTCGGTGGCGACCCGGATCGTGGTCGAGCGCGAGCGCGAGCGGATGAAGTTCGTCTCCGCCTCGTACTGGGACGTCTCGGCGGTCGTGGACGCGGGCGCGGACGCCTCGCCGCGCACGTTCGGCGCGCGGCTGGTCGCGGTCGACGGCGTGCGGCTCGCCGGCGGGCGCGACTTCGAGTCGACCGGCCGGCTGAAGGAGGGCTCGGAGGTCCGGGTCCTGGACGAGGCGCAGGCCCGCGCGATCGCCGCCGGCCTGGTCGACGCGACCATGACGGTCTCGTCGGTGGAGGAGAAGCCGTACACGCGCAAGCCGTACGCGCCGTTCATGACGTCGACCCTCCAGCAGGAGGCGGGCCGCAAGCTGCGGTTCTCGGCCGACCGGACGATGCGGACCGCGCAGAAGCTGTACGAGAACGGCTACATCACCTACATGCGCACCGACAGCACGACGCTGTCGGCGACGGCCATCAGCGCGGCCCGTGCGCAGGCCACGGAGCTGTACGGCGCGCAGTACGTGTCCAAGGAGCCCCGCCAGTACAACCGGAAGGTCAAGAACGCCCAGGAGGCGCACGAGGCCATCCGCCCGGCCGGCGAGGTGTTCCGCACCCCCGGCCAGGTGGCGCGGGAGCTGGAGTCCGACGAGTTCAAGCTGTACGAGCTGATCTGGCAGCGCACCATCGCGTCGCAGATGGCCGACGCGCGCGGCAACACGACCAGCGTCCGCATCTCCGGCACGACGACCGCGGCGGCCGGTGGCGAGGCCGTCACGTTCGCCGCGTCCGGCCGCACGATCACGTTCGCGGGCTTCCTCAAGGCGTACGTCGAGACGGTCGACTCGGAGGCGGGCGGCGAGTCCGACGACGCCGAGTCGCGGCTGCCGCAGCTCGTGAAGGGCCAGTCGGTGACGGCGGCCGAGCTGTCGGCGGACGGGCACTCGACGTCGCCGCCGCCGCGCTTCACCGAGGCGAGCCTGATCAAGACGATGGAGGAGCTGGGCATCGGCCGCCCGTCCACCTACGCGTCCATCATCAGCACCGTCCAGGACCGCGGCTACGTGTGGAAGAAGGGCTCCGCGCTGGTCCCGTCCTGGGTGGCGTTCGCGGTGGTGGGGCTGCTGGAGCGGCACTTCGGCCGGCTGGTGGACTACGACTTCACCGCCGCGCTGGAGGACGAGCTGGACGGCATCGCCGCCGGCCGCCAGGAGCGCACCACGTGGCTGTCCGGGTTCTACTTCGGCGGCAACGTCGGGCCGGAGTCGTCGGTGGGCCGGTCGGGCGGGCTGAAGAAGCTCGTCGGGTCGAGCGTCGAGCAGATCGACGCCCGCGAGGTGAACTCGATCCCGCTGTTCGTGGACCTGGAGGGCCGCACGGTCGTCGTGCGGGTCGGCCGGTACGGGCCGTACCTGGAGCGCGAGGTCGAGGGCCCGGACGGCGAGCTGACGTCGCAGCGCGCGAACCTGCCCGACGACCTGCCGCCGGACGAGCTGAACCGGGAGGTCGCGGAGAAGCTGTTCGCGACGCCGCAGGAGGGCCGCTCGCTGGGCACGGACCCGGTCACCGGCCACGAGATCGTGGCCAAGGAGGGCCGGTTCGGGCCCTACGTGACGGAGATCCTGCCGGAGCCGCCGGACGGCAAGAAGGCGCCGAAGCCGCGCACCGGGTCGCTGTTCAAGTCGATGTCGCTGGAGACGGTGACGCTGGACGACGCCCTGCGGCTGCTGTCGCTGCCGCGCGTGGTGGGCAAGGACCCGGAGACGGGCGCGGAGATCACCGCGCAGAACGGCCGGTACGGGCCCTACCTGAAGAAGGGCACCGACTCGCGGTCGCTGACCAGCGAGGACCAGCTTTTCACGGTGACCCTCGACGAGGCGCTGAAGATCTACGCCGAGCCGAAGAAGCGCGGTCGGGCCGCCGCCGCGCCGCCGCTGAAGGAGCTGGGCGCCGACCCGGTGTCCGGCAAGCCGATGGTGGTGAAGGAGGGCCGGTTCGGGCCTTACGTCACCGACGGCGAGACCAACGCCTCGCTGCGCAAGTCGGACAGCGTCGAGGGGCTCTCGGACGAGCGCGCCGCGGAGCTGCTGGCGGAGAAGCGGGCCAAGGGGCCGGTGACGAAGAAGAAGGCGCCCGCCCGTCGCAAAGCACCGGCCAAGTCGAAGGGCTAG
- a CDS encoding bifunctional MFS transporter/dTMP kinase: MSTIQEGGTAASTSHRIRSVLAIRPFRRLWGVTYLCSVGDWLSLLALTGLVTNLTQSYQWQSFSLSLVVLTQLLPGILFAPLGGVLADRFDRRKIMVACDLLRGGLFISIALVGTAWWLFIANFLVGCCAMLWIPAKDSAVPNLLRRPDQVETANQLGLVMTYGISVISGAGLYSLISGIPGYLHLQNTDIEFRIATIAVMVNGALYVTSAILVATRIPELSGRIAIVKRDHAAGGAPGFFAMLRDGLKYAGRTPLVRGLVIGMIGAFAAAGAVIGTAPLYALSLLGGKPAFGLLFVAVFVGLAIGMATAPRMARRLPYDRLFGVTIVLAGLSLMIVALAPHLWVALVAVALVGGCAGMAFLTGLTIVGSQVEDEMRGRTVALLQSLLKVVLGVSTAAAPLLVSLIQRRTVTVFGHSMHVDGTRPVLFGAALVATVLGLIAYRQMDNRRAEPILSELLNALRGRGRQGSGVLIAVEGESRVDTAAQARLLASALRSAGHQVLLASDPDLDEQRLRNLLSTADLSGVRAHALVAAAVRADVVEREVRPALDGGALVVMERYVDSPLAHFSAAGSVEPREMEGLVDWATGRLRPDVTVLLDRTPARGAGPLDAVEHHWRVQRLLTEMAAADPERYVVVDAEGSPDEVAERVRVAVLPLVSRSPVRPVVESA, translated from the coding sequence GTGAGCACCATCCAAGAAGGCGGCACAGCGGCCTCGACCAGCCACCGGATTCGCAGTGTGTTGGCGATCCGGCCGTTTCGCAGGCTTTGGGGTGTCACCTATCTGTGCAGCGTCGGTGACTGGTTGTCACTGCTGGCCCTCACCGGACTGGTCACCAACCTCACCCAGAGCTACCAGTGGCAGAGCTTCTCGCTCAGCCTGGTCGTGCTGACCCAGCTCTTGCCCGGCATCCTGTTCGCCCCGCTGGGCGGTGTCCTCGCCGACCGGTTCGACCGGCGCAAGATCATGGTCGCCTGCGACCTGCTGCGCGGCGGCCTGTTCATCTCCATCGCCCTGGTCGGCACGGCGTGGTGGCTGTTCATCGCGAACTTCCTGGTCGGCTGCTGCGCGATGCTGTGGATCCCGGCCAAGGACTCGGCCGTGCCGAACCTGCTGCGCCGCCCCGACCAGGTGGAGACGGCCAACCAGCTCGGCCTGGTGATGACCTACGGCATCTCCGTCATCAGCGGCGCGGGCCTGTACTCGCTGATCTCCGGCATCCCCGGCTACCTGCACCTTCAGAACACCGACATCGAGTTCCGCATCGCCACCATCGCCGTGATGGTCAACGGCGCGCTCTACGTCACGTCGGCCATCCTGGTCGCCACCCGCATACCGGAGCTGTCCGGCCGGATCGCGATCGTCAAGCGCGACCACGCCGCCGGCGGCGCGCCCGGCTTCTTCGCGATGCTGCGCGACGGCCTGAAGTACGCGGGCCGCACCCCGCTGGTGCGCGGCCTGGTGATCGGCATGATCGGCGCGTTCGCCGCCGCCGGCGCGGTCATCGGCACGGCGCCGCTGTACGCGTTGTCGCTGCTCGGCGGCAAGCCCGCGTTCGGCCTGCTGTTCGTGGCGGTGTTCGTGGGCCTGGCGATCGGCATGGCCACCGCGCCCCGGATGGCCCGCCGGCTGCCCTACGACCGGCTGTTCGGCGTCACGATCGTGCTGGCCGGGCTGAGCCTGATGATCGTGGCCCTCGCGCCGCACCTGTGGGTGGCGCTGGTGGCCGTGGCGCTGGTCGGCGGCTGCGCCGGCATGGCGTTCCTGACCGGCCTCACCATCGTCGGCTCGCAGGTCGAGGACGAGATGCGCGGCCGGACCGTCGCGCTGCTGCAGTCGCTGCTGAAGGTCGTGCTCGGCGTGTCGACGGCCGCCGCGCCGCTGCTGGTCAGCCTCATCCAGCGGCGGACGGTCACGGTGTTCGGCCACTCCATGCACGTGGACGGCACCCGCCCGGTGCTGTTCGGTGCCGCGCTGGTGGCGACGGTGCTCGGGCTGATCGCCTACCGGCAGATGGACAACCGCCGGGCCGAGCCGATCCTGTCGGAGCTGCTGAACGCGCTGCGCGGCCGGGGCAGGCAGGGCAGCGGCGTGTTGATCGCGGTCGAGGGCGAGAGCCGCGTGGACACGGCGGCCCAGGCGCGGCTGCTGGCCTCCGCGCTGCGCTCCGCCGGGCACCAGGTGCTGCTGGCGTCCGATCCCGACCTGGACGAGCAGCGCCTGCGCAACCTGCTCAGCACGGCCGACCTGTCGGGCGTGCGGGCGCACGCGCTGGTGGCGGCGGCGGTGCGGGCCGACGTGGTGGAGCGCGAGGTGCGGCCGGCGCTGGACGGCGGGGCGCTGGTGGTGATGGAGCGGTACGTGGACAGCCCGCTGGCGCACTTCAGCGCCGCGGGCAGCGTGGAGCCCCGCGAGATGGAGGGCCTGGTCGACTGGGCCACCGGGCGGCTGCGGCCGGACGTGACGGTGCTGCTGGACCGCACGCCCGCCAGGGGCGCCGGCCCGCTGGACGCGGTGGAGCACCACTGGCGGGTGCAGCGGCTGCTGACCGAGATGGCGGCGGCCGACCCCGAGCGGTACGTCGTGGTGGACGCCGAGGGCTCGCCGGACGAGGTGGCCGAGCGCGTGCGGGTCGCCGTGCTGCCGCTGGTGTCGCGGTCGCCGGTGCGGCCGGTCGTCGAGAGCGCGTGA